One Chryseobacterium sp. StRB126 genomic region harbors:
- a CDS encoding DNA-3-methyladenine glycosylase I, with amino-acid sequence MENIRCGWCEKDDLYRKYHDEEWGRPVYDDETIFEFLILESFQAGLSWYTILSKRENFRKAFDDFDYKKVAVYSDQKIKELMNNSGIIRNKLKILAAVTNAQKFMEVQKEFGSFSKYIWGFINGTPIDNMPKALSEVPATTEISDKISKDLKKRGFKFVGSTVIYAHMQATGMINDHIETCFIRK; translated from the coding sequence ATGGAAAATATACGCTGTGGGTGGTGTGAGAAAGATGATCTCTACAGAAAATACCATGATGAAGAATGGGGGAGACCTGTTTATGATGATGAAACAATCTTTGAGTTCCTTATTCTTGAAAGTTTTCAGGCAGGGTTGAGCTGGTATACGATTCTTTCTAAAAGAGAAAACTTCAGAAAAGCTTTTGATGATTTTGATTATAAAAAGGTCGCGGTTTATTCAGATCAAAAAATAAAAGAGTTGATGAATAACTCCGGAATTATAAGGAATAAGCTTAAAATATTGGCTGCCGTAACCAATGCTCAGAAATTTATGGAGGTTCAGAAAGAATTCGGAAGTTTTTCAAAATATATCTGGGGCTTTATAAATGGAACTCCAATTGATAATATGCCCAAAGCTTTATCAGAAGTACCGGCTACTACAGAAATTTCTGATAAGATTTCCAAAGATCTGAAGAAAAGAGGATTTAAATTCGTTGGTTCAACAGTTATTTATGCACATATGCAAGCCACAGGGATGATAAATGATCATATTGAAACTTGTTTTATTAGGAAGTAA